In the genome of Streptomyces fagopyri, the window GCGCGAACAGCTTGGGGACGACCGACCACAGTTTGGCCAGGAGGACGGGGACGAGGGTGATCCCGAGCGTGACGTGGACGCCCTGGGTGAGCCGGTAGAGCCACGACGGGTGCGTCGGCCAGGAGAAGAGGTAGAAGCCGAGGAGCCCCTTGTCCGGGGTCTGGTCGTTCACCGCGGCCAGGTCCGGGTTGTAGGCGGCGTACGACAGGAGTCCGGTCAGGAACAGCACCGTGATCCCGCCGAGCAGCACGATGCCGAGCACGGAGGTGAACCAGGGGCCGCGCACGGGACTGCGCCAGAACGCGGGCGAGGTGGGGAGGAGGGGAGGCCGTGGCATGCCCCGACCGTAGGGCGCGGAAGGCCCCCAAAAGGGTCTTCGAACCATGACGAAACACTGACGTCCATCCCTGCGGCGGCGCTCACCGGAGGATCGCGGCCTAGCGTGCCGGTGTGAACCGCGATCTTCTCCGCGACCGTCCCCGCGATCTCTCCCCCGACCGTCCGCGCGGCCCGTTCCGCGATCTTCTCCTCGACCTGTCGGCGGTCCTCGCCGCCGCTCTGCTCGTCACGGCGGCCGTCCTGGTCGGCACCGCCGTCCAGCGCCGTGACCATTCGCTCTTCGTGGGGTGGCCTCCCCTGTTCGCGCAGTGGGAGCCGCACGTCGGCCCCGGTACCCCGGCCGCCCTCGTGGTCGCCGTCGCCATGGTGGCGTACGGCCCCCTCCTCGCCGCGCGTCTGCCCTGGCGTCCGCTGCTGTGCGTCGCCTGGGGCGCCACGACGGCCTGGACGTTCTCGCTCGCGCTGGTCGACGGCTGGCAGCGCGGCCTCGCGGGACGGCTGACGACCACGAACGAGTACGTCACCGTCATCGACCGCTTCCACGACATCCCCGCCACCCTGCGGGACTTCACCCACCACATCGTGAGCCAGTCCCCCGCCCCCTGGCCCGCGCACATCGCCGGACACCCGCCCGGGGCCACCCTCACCTTCGTGCTGCTGGACCGGATCGGTCTGGGCGGTGGGGGCTGGGCGGGCGTGTGGTGCGTCACCGTCGGCTCGACGGCCGGGGTCGCGGTCCTGGTCACCGTGCGTGCGCTGGCGGGGGAGGCCCTCGCCCGCCGTGCCGCCCCCTTCCTCGTCCTCGCGCCGACCGCCGTGTGGGTGGGCGCCTCCGCGGACGGGTACTTCGCGGCCGTCGCCACCTGGGCCGTCGCGTTCCTCGCCCTCGCGGTGACCGGGCCCCGCCCGCGGACGACCGGACTCGTCGCCGGGCTCCTGTTCGGCCTCACCGCGTACCTCTCGTACGGGCTGGTGCTGTACGTGGTGATCGCCGGCGCCGTCCTGCTGCTCGGCTCCCGGCGGCTGCGTCCCCTCCCCTGGGCCGTCGCCGGAGCCGCCGTGGTGCCGGTGGTGTTCACCCTGCTCGGCTTCGACTGGTGGGAGGCGTACCGCCTGCTGGTCACGCGCTACTACCAGGGGGTCGGCGGGGTCAGACCGTACAGCTACTGGGTGTGGGCGAACCTCGCGTGCACGGTCCTGGTCGTGGGCCCGGCGACGGTGGCGGGTCTGCGGCGGGCCGGCGCCGCGCCGGTACGCGGGGGTGTCCGCGGCCGTCTGCGGCCGGCCGCCCCCGGACCCCGTCTCGCCCTGCTCGCGCTCGCCGCCCTGCTCGCCCTCCTCGCGGCCGACCTCTCCGGAATGAGCAAGGCGGAGACGGAACGCATCTGGCTGCCCTTCGCGATGTGGCTGCTCCCGGCCGGCGCCTTCCTGCCCCGGCCGCGCGCCTGGCTCGCCGCGCAGGCCGTGCTCGCCCTGCTCCTGAACCATCTGCTGCTGACCGGCTGGTGACGGCCCCGTTCCCGAGGGGGCCCCTCGGGAGTAGACGACCGGTCGTACACTGACCTCATGGGACGGACCAGCGACGCCCGCGAGAAGATACTCAGCACCGCGCAAGCGCTCATCGAGCTGCGCGGCTACTCGGCCCTGGGCGTGGCCGAGATCTGCAAGGCGGCCGGTGTGCCCAAGGGCAGTTTCTACTACTTCTTCGAGTCGAAGGAGGCTCTCGCCCTGGCCGTGATCGACGAGCACTGGACCGGTCAGCGGCGGGCCTGGGCGCAGATCCTGAACGGCGGCGAGGAGCCGCTGCGCAGGCTGTTCCTGCTGTTCGAGGCGACCGAGGCCGGTCAGCTCGCCGGGCAGCAGAGCTGCGGGACCGTCTCGGGCTGTCTGTTCGGGAACCTCACCCTGGAGATGAGCAACCACACCGAGGCCATCCGCACCCGGTTGCAGGAGATCTTCGACGAGCAGGTCGAGATGGTCGCCTCGGTCGTCGGCGAGGCGCTCGGGCGCGGGGAGGTCACCGTGCCCGACGCCCGGGAAGCCGCGCGGGCGGTGGTCGCCCAGCTGGAGGGGCAGGTGCTGTTCGCCAAGCTCTACAACAACACGCACCGGCTCGGCGCGCTGTGGGCGAACTGCCTGGCGCTGCTCGGCGCGCGTCCGTCGCGGGAGGCCGTGGCCGCGGTCTGACCGCGCTCACCGCCCGCGGACGGGCGGTGCCCCGGCCTCCCGGTACGGCGGCGCTCGGCGGCGCGTGCCGCACGCACTCGCGCCGCACGCGGCATGCCGCGTGCACGCGTGCCCGCCGGGTGGCCCTGCCCATGTCCGCCGACCGTCCACGTTCACGCCCGGCGGCGCTGGACGGGTGCCGCGGTCTTGGACGGGTGCGCCGCGGTCATCGAGTACGGCGGCGGCCACCCGCCGACCACCGCGTCCCTGGACGGGCAGCCGGTGCGAGACGCCGGACGTCAGGCGTCAGGCGTCAGGCCGACCCCTCGACCTGACAGCGCCTCGTCGTCAGGGGGCCCGCCAGATGTTGTCGAAGGCCGCGTTCTCGATGCTGCGCCGTTGGCGGACCGCTTCGAGCTCCGTCTCCGCGTTGTGCACGGCGTCCAGGACGGTCCCGACCGCTTCGCCGGAGGGAGCGGCGCTCTCTCCGTCCGGGTGCTCGATGCCCACGGCCGCCGCCAGCCCGACGAGGACGGGATCACCCTTCGCCCAGCGGTCCTCCGCGTGGCGGCGGGCCGGCGAGTCGACCCGTTCCGCCGGACCGACGCGCAGCGGATTCCAGCGTCGGCGCGCCGGGGCGACCGGCGCCTGCGCCTCGACCGCCGCCCGGTAGGCCGCGAACAGGTCACGCCCCCGGCGCCACAGCCAGTCCTCGACCGGCTCGTACGGCTCCTGCCGGACGAGCGCCGACACCGCCTCTGCCAGCAGGGCATCGTCCGGGGTCCACGACGCGCCGGGCACGATGCGGTCACCGTCCAGGGTGAGGGCCCCGGCCTCGATGAGGTCGACCAGTTCGGCGCCCGCGAGGGCCAGCGACAGGTCGCCCTGCCCGATGTCACGGCCGGAGGTGACGTCCATGGCGATGATCAGCAGGTCCTGCGGTGTGGTCATGTCGGACTCCACGTCAGAGACATCGGTGGCGGGCCGCGGGCGTCGGCGGCGCGTGCGCGCCGGCCCACCGGCCGCTACGGGGCGGCATACCGTACTACCACCATGTGGCGCGGGCAGCCGATGCGCAGCACGACAGCCCAGGGGGCCGTCACCGCCTGGGACCGTCACCGCGTGACACCTTCACCGCGTGGGCCCGTCACCGCGTGGGCCCGTCACGGCGTCGACGCTCCCTTGGACGCCGTACCGGCCGCCGTCAGGAGCTGGTGGCGGCCTTGCCGGGGTCGTTCGGGTGGGACTCTAGCGCGGTGACGTTCAGGTTCATCCAGGGGCGCAGCGGGAGGGTGCCGAGCACCTTCTCGTGGAGTTCGTCCTCGTCGGCGGCCCGCCAGATGCCGAGACTGCGCAGCTCACCGACCGGGCGCCACAGCCGCGCCAGATGACCGGTGGCGGCCAGTTCGCCGGCTCGGACGGCTTCGGCGGCGCGCCGGCTGTCGACCTCGTCCTGGCTGGTGCCCTCGGGGATCGTGGTGGTGATCTCGACCAGGAACTCTCGCATGATGCCGCTCCGCTCGGTGGGGCGTCCGGCCGGTGCCCCGACGCCGTGGGTGGAGGGCGCCCGCGGTTCCAGGAACCCGGACCTCCCTGTCCCCATCCTCCGTCCGGCCCCGGCACGGCGCCACGACCGGCTTCCTCCCCGCTGGGAGGCGCGGCCTCGCAGCGACGTAGCATGACGGACGTGGAGCTGCGCCAACTGCGGTATTTCGTCGCCGTCGCCGAGGAACTGAACTTCGGCCGGGCCGCCGAACGCCTGCTGATCGCGGGCCCCTCCCTGTCCCAGCAGATCAAGGCACTCGAACGCGACTTGGGCGTACGATTGTTCGATCGCGACCGTCGCTCGGTCTCCCTGACCCCGGCGGGCGCGGCCCTGCTCCCGCACACCCGCGCGCTGCTGGAGCGGGCCGAGGACCTCCAGCGGTGCGCCGAGCGGCTCTCCGGATCGGAATCGGTACGGCTCGGCTACGTCAACTGGCTCCCGCCGGACCTGACCGCCCGCACCGCCGGCGTGGCCCGGCTCCACCTCGACGCGTGGGTCGCCCCCTCGCACACCCAGGCCGCCCGGGTCGCCGCCGGCAGCCTGGACCTCGCGGTGTGCTGGGTGCGGACCGAGGACGTGGAGCGGCACGGTCTGCACGCCCGGCTCCTCGGCGCCGACCGGCTCTACGCCGTCTCCGCCGGTGACGACACCAGCGAGGTGGCCGCGCGGGACACCGCCGTGCTCCTCGACGCCGACACCACCTCCTGGTCGTCCTGGAACGTGTACGCCGAACTGCTGGCGCGCGACACGGGGGCCCGCGCGGTGCGGATCTCCGACGGGGGCATCACCGGCCCCGCGTTCTTCGACCACGTCCGCAGCATCGGCCTTCCGGTCGTCAACTCCCCCAAGGGCCAGACCACTCCGCTGCCGCCCGACCTGGTCCAGCGCCCCGTCGTGGCGCCGCGGATCCACTGGACCTGGTCCCTGGTCCGGCGCGAGAACGAGGACCGGCCCGCGGTCCTGGCCGCCGCCGAAGCCCTCTGCGCCGACGTCGGCGACCTGGGCCTCGGCGCCCCGGACTCCTGGCTGCCCGAAGGCGATCCGCACCGGCGCTGAGCCGCCACCGTTCGCCTCCGACCTCGACTGGGAGGCCGCGCCTACCAACTGGGAGGAAATCCGTCCCGGCCGGGGCCTCGTGGGACTTTGACTTCCCCCTCGGCGCACCCTACGGTCCAAATAGTCGACCGGTCGGCTAGCTCAGCTGGCCATCGGAATCCGGTCGAGGAACCCTCACCCCACATCTCGGAGAAGTCATCATGAGCTCTCAGGACCAGAAGGTCGCAGTCGTCACCGGTGCCTCGCAGGGCCTCGGCGCCGGCATCGCCGAGGCGTACCGCAAGCTCGGTTACGCGGTCGTCGCCACCTCGCGCACCATCGCCCCTTCCCACGACGCGGGCATCCTGACCGTCCAGGGCGACATCGCCGACCCCGCCACCGCCGAGCGCGTCATCGCCGCCGGCATCGAACGCTTCGGCCGCATCGACACCCTCGTCAACAACGCCGGCATCTTCGTCGCCAAGCCCTTCACCGACTACACGCCGGACGACTACGCCACGGTGGTCGGCATCAACCTCACGGGCTTCTTCCACCTGACCCAGCTCGCCGTGGAGCACATGCTCGCCCAGGGCGGCGGCCACATCGTCAACATCACGACCAGCCTCGTCGACAACGCCGACGCGAACGTCCCCTCCGTGCTCGCCTCCCTGACGAAGGGCGGCCTCCAGTCCGCCACCAAGTCGCTCGCCATCGAGTACGCCACGCGCAACATCCGCGTCAACGCCGTCTCCCCCGGCACCATCAAGACCCCGATGCACCCCGTGGAGACCCACGAGGCCCTCGCCTCCCTGCACCCCGTCGGGCGCATGGGCGAGCAGAGCGACATCGCCGAAGCCGTCATCTACCTGGAGAACGCCCCCTTCGTCACCGGCGAGATCCTCCACGTCGACGGCGGCATGAGCGCCGGTCACTGAGTCCGTACGACGAGGGAAGGACCCTGATGAACAGCACGACGGACAGTGAGGCGGTCCTGCGCGACGTCCTCGACCGCTGGAAGGCGGCCGTGGACGGCCACGAACCGGAGCAGGCCGCCGCCCAGTTCACCGAAGACGCCGTCTTCCAGGGACTGCGCCCCTACAGCGTCGGAAGGCCGGGCATCGCCGCGTACTACGACTCCCAGCCGCTCGGGCTGCGGGCCGAGTACCGCATCCTCGAGACCCGGCGTCCCGCCGACCACCTCGTCCTCGGTTACCTGGCGGTGGACTTCTCCTTCACGGACCGGCCCACCCTCGGCGTCACGCTCGGCGTACTGGTCGAGCGCACGCGGGAGGGCTGGCGGATCAGTCACTACCAGGTCTCACAACTCGCCTGACCCCTCAGGTCCCCTGCCCGCGGCGGCGATCGCCGGCGCGGGCCGGACCCGAGGCACCGGTGCACCGTCCTGTCGAGCAGGCAGGACGGTGCACTCGTGTGTGCGACGACCCTTCGGGGCCCCGACGAGCGTCGTTCGGAACACTTTTACTCATCTCGGATGGCATGCCCTGGTCAAATCTGCCAGGCTTCCGGCAGCCGTCACCCCGACCCCAGGGGAACGCGGCGGACATCTCACCCCCGCGCTCGCGCGAGCGACGCGCGCAGCCCCCGGCTGCCCTCCGGCGCACCCGAGCCGGGCGGGCGGTCACCGAGCAGGCCGGAATCCCGGCCGCCTCAAAGGAGTTCGCGTGAGACCGACCCCCCACAAGGCCCTCGCGACGGCGGCACTCGCCGTCCTCGCACTGGCCGCCGCCCTGCTTCCCGTCTCCCCGGCGGCCGCCGCGCCGCCCACCGCCCCCTCGGCCGACGCCTGCACCCCTGCCCAGGTGGTCACCAACGGCGGCTTCGAGAGCGGCACTTCGCCCTGGACCCAGTCGTCGACCAGCGTGATCACCTCCCGCGCCGGCCAGACCGCCCACGACGGCACCTCCTTCGCCTGGCTGGACGGTGTGGGCAGCACGCACACCGACACCCTTTCGCAGAGCGTCACGATCCCGTCCGGCTGCAGCTCCGCCGCGCTCACCTTCTGGCTGCACATCGACACCACCGAGACGACGACGTCCACCGCGTACGACAAGCTGACGGCGAAGATCGGCACCACCACGCTGGCGACGTACTCGAACCTCAACAAGAACACCGGCTACGCGCAGAAGTCCTTCGACGTCTCGGCGTTCGCGGGCCAGACCGTGACCGTCGCCTTCACCGGCACCGAGGACTCCAGTCTCAGGACGAGCTTCGTCCTCGACGACATCGCGCTCGCCACCTCCGGCACCACCACCCCGCCCGCGGACTCCACCCGGACCCCGGCCGCGCCCGCGTACACCGTCAGCCTGAGCAGCAACACCAGCGGCACCACCTGGACCGGTCACGAGAGCGCGACCTTCACCAACGCCTCCTCCACCGCGCTCAGCGAGGTGTACCTGAGGCTGTGGGACAACTACCACGGCACCTGCTCCGCGATGCCCATCGCCGTCAGCAACGTCAGCGGCGGCACCGCGGGCGCCCTCTCGGTCGGCTGCACGGCCCTCCAGATCAGCCTGGCGTCACCCCTGGCGCAGGGCCAGAGCGCGACGATCGGCTTCGACCTGACCATCACCGTGCCCAGCGGCGCCGACCGCTTCGGCGCCGACGGCGCCTTCGTCAACATCGGCAACGCGCTGCCCGTCCTGGCGGTCAAGGACGCGGCCGGCTGGCACCTGGACCCGTACACCAACAACGGCGAGTCCTTCTACTCGCTGGCCGCCGACTTCAAAGTGACCCTCGACCACCCGACGAGCCTCCTCGTCCCGGCCACCGGCACCTCGGTCGACACCGCCGGATCGAGCGGCCGGACGGTCACCACGGCCACG includes:
- a CDS encoding LysR family transcriptional regulator, which codes for MTDVELRQLRYFVAVAEELNFGRAAERLLIAGPSLSQQIKALERDLGVRLFDRDRRSVSLTPAGAALLPHTRALLERAEDLQRCAERLSGSESVRLGYVNWLPPDLTARTAGVARLHLDAWVAPSHTQAARVAAGSLDLAVCWVRTEDVERHGLHARLLGADRLYAVSAGDDTSEVAARDTAVLLDADTTSWSSWNVYAELLARDTGARAVRISDGGITGPAFFDHVRSIGLPVVNSPKGQTTPLPPDLVQRPVVAPRIHWTWSLVRRENEDRPAVLAAAEALCADVGDLGLGAPDSWLPEGDPHRR
- a CDS encoding TetR/AcrR family transcriptional regulator, which encodes MGRTSDAREKILSTAQALIELRGYSALGVAEICKAAGVPKGSFYYFFESKEALALAVIDEHWTGQRRAWAQILNGGEEPLRRLFLLFEATEAGQLAGQQSCGTVSGCLFGNLTLEMSNHTEAIRTRLQEIFDEQVEMVASVVGEALGRGEVTVPDAREAARAVVAQLEGQVLFAKLYNNTHRLGALWANCLALLGARPSREAVAAV
- a CDS encoding SDR family NAD(P)-dependent oxidoreductase, translating into MSSQDQKVAVVTGASQGLGAGIAEAYRKLGYAVVATSRTIAPSHDAGILTVQGDIADPATAERVIAAGIERFGRIDTLVNNAGIFVAKPFTDYTPDDYATVVGINLTGFFHLTQLAVEHMLAQGGGHIVNITTSLVDNADANVPSVLASLTKGGLQSATKSLAIEYATRNIRVNAVSPGTIKTPMHPVETHEALASLHPVGRMGEQSDIAEAVIYLENAPFVTGEILHVDGGMSAGH
- a CDS encoding GOLPH3/VPS74 family protein: MTTPQDLLIIAMDVTSGRDIGQGDLSLALAGAELVDLIEAGALTLDGDRIVPGASWTPDDALLAEAVSALVRQEPYEPVEDWLWRRGRDLFAAYRAAVEAQAPVAPARRRWNPLRVGPAERVDSPARRHAEDRWAKGDPVLVGLAAAVGIEHPDGESAAPSGEAVGTVLDAVHNAETELEAVRQRRSIENAAFDNIWRAP
- a CDS encoding muconolactone Delta-isomerase family protein, producing MREFLVEITTTIPEGTSQDEVDSRRAAEAVRAGELAATGHLARLWRPVGELRSLGIWRAADEDELHEKVLGTLPLRPWMNLNVTALESHPNDPGKAATSS
- a CDS encoding M1 family aminopeptidase — protein: MRPTPHKALATAALAVLALAAALLPVSPAAAAPPTAPSADACTPAQVVTNGGFESGTSPWTQSSTSVITSRAGQTAHDGTSFAWLDGVGSTHTDTLSQSVTIPSGCSSAALTFWLHIDTTETTTSTAYDKLTAKIGTTTLATYSNLNKNTGYAQKSFDVSAFAGQTVTVAFTGTEDSSLRTSFVLDDIALATSGTTTPPADSTRTPAAPAYTVSLSSNTSGTTWTGHESATFTNASSTALSEVYLRLWDNYHGTCSAMPIAVSNVSGGTAGALSVGCTALQISLASPLAQGQSATIGFDLTITVPSGADRFGADGAFVNIGNALPVLAVKDAAGWHLDPYTNNGESFYSLAADFKVTLDHPTSLLVPATGTSVDTAGSSGRTVTTATASKVRDFAWAAGPFSKISGTSPAGTAINIYSVSGISSSDSQSMLATAKSAVDAHAARFGAYPYGELDAVIDNNYWFGGMEYPGFVLDLVSTTALTHEIGHQWFYGIVGDDEYNSPWLDEAFTDYATDLAQNKTGTSCWNSVSWASSAEKITNSMAYWDAHSSRYSTVVYGYGKCALHDLRRVLGDTVMAKLLKDYATSHWYGVSTTSEFKAAAQAATTTDLTSFWTQHRIDG
- a CDS encoding YybH family protein; the protein is MNSTTDSEAVLRDVLDRWKAAVDGHEPEQAAAQFTEDAVFQGLRPYSVGRPGIAAYYDSQPLGLRAEYRILETRRPADHLVLGYLAVDFSFTDRPTLGVTLGVLVERTREGWRISHYQVSQLA